A single genomic interval of Spirosoma taeanense harbors:
- a CDS encoding ester cyclase has protein sequence MNTVQQDTISTQTRKGACLAFFTAYDDLDTARMIGLAAPDATVHFRPLGDAGKGSFWEFGKGVWDLLIDCFPDLSNSVDSLSAEGDTVTANVTIEGTQAKEFMGLPSKGLRFNSDHIFVFRFNEADQIQELTIDWDHASFVRQLSEPVTQ, from the coding sequence ATGAATACCGTTCAACAGGACACCATTTCAACCCAAACCCGCAAAGGGGCCTGCCTGGCTTTTTTCACCGCCTATGACGACCTCGACACCGCCCGTATGATCGGGCTGGCAGCCCCCGATGCTACGGTTCACTTCCGCCCCCTGGGCGATGCTGGCAAAGGCTCATTCTGGGAGTTCGGCAAAGGCGTCTGGGACCTGCTCATCGACTGCTTCCCCGACCTCAGCAACTCGGTCGATAGCCTCTCCGCCGAGGGGGACACCGTAACGGCTAACGTAACCATCGAAGGTACGCAGGCCAAGGAGTTCATGGGTCTGCCCAGCAAGGGATTACGCTTCAACTCTGACCATATTTTCGTGTTCCGCTTCAACGAGGCCGACCAGATTCAGGAGCTGACCATCGACTGGGACCACGCCAGCTTTGTGAGGCAGTTGAGTGAACCGGTCACACAGTAG
- a CDS encoding DinB family protein — translation MKMFILPCLIALAASPLVAQSLTPAKLWTETDRQYTLDNLRRTRDDLVRETENLTPAQWSFHESPDRWSIGEVVEHLALWEIIWAREVGVSVINKPTPELNQTSRPDSYYVEWIMEPAPHLSPDYSRPSGLIEGRNNLTFFLKLRDQTIGFVENTTADMRAHFDRTGTDSPRNMHQVYIFQWGHVDRHLRQIRKIKQHPNYPQATVSNR, via the coding sequence ATGAAAATGTTCATCCTTCCCTGTCTCATTGCTCTGGCTGCCAGCCCTTTGGTTGCTCAATCCTTAACACCAGCCAAGCTATGGACCGAAACCGACCGGCAGTACACGCTCGACAACCTTCGTCGAACCCGGGATGACCTGGTACGCGAAACAGAAAATCTGACGCCAGCCCAGTGGTCTTTCCATGAATCGCCCGATCGATGGAGTATTGGCGAGGTGGTCGAGCATTTAGCGCTCTGGGAGATCATCTGGGCGCGCGAAGTGGGCGTAAGTGTTATCAATAAACCTACCCCCGAACTCAACCAGACCAGCCGCCCCGACAGCTATTACGTGGAATGGATTATGGAACCGGCACCCCATCTATCACCTGACTATTCGCGCCCCAGCGGACTGATAGAAGGAAGAAACAATCTGACATTTTTTCTGAAACTCCGTGATCAAACTATTGGCTTTGTGGAGAATACCACAGCCGATATGCGAGCGCATTTCGACCGAACCGGCACGGATAGTCCACGTAACATGCACCAGGTTTATATTTTTCAATGGGGTCATGTGGACCGGCATCTGCGGCAGATACGTAAAATCAAACAACATCCCAATTACCCTCAAGCGACTGTTTCCAACCGATAA
- a CDS encoding DUF4142 domain-containing protein — protein sequence MKKVSLMLLLAAATLSFQACNENKKASSDSVENANDANDLKEQNGTGQEDDANDFAVKAANGGLMEVEMARVAREKAQSADVKEFAAMMIADHSKANDELKSLAASKNITLPTTLGEDAQKDLNDLSKLSGKEFDKKYVDIMVEDHEEDVKLFKDAADDAEDAEVKAFAAKTLPTLQKHLDRIKMIDKSMD from the coding sequence ATGAAAAAGGTAAGTTTAATGTTGTTACTGGCCGCAGCTACCCTAAGCTTCCAGGCCTGTAATGAAAACAAAAAAGCCAGCAGCGACAGCGTCGAAAATGCGAACGACGCCAATGATCTGAAAGAACAGAACGGAACCGGGCAGGAAGATGATGCCAATGATTTCGCGGTTAAAGCCGCCAATGGAGGGCTGATGGAAGTCGAAATGGCGCGGGTGGCGCGGGAAAAAGCTCAAAGTGCCGACGTCAAGGAGTTTGCAGCCATGATGATCGCCGATCACTCGAAGGCCAATGACGAACTGAAATCACTGGCGGCCAGTAAAAACATTACCCTGCCGACCACCCTCGGGGAAGACGCGCAAAAAGACCTGAACGATCTGAGTAAACTGTCGGGGAAAGAGTTCGATAAGAAGTACGTCGACATAATGGTTGAGGATCATGAAGAAGACGTCAAACTCTTCAAGGATGCCGCTGACGATGCCGAAGACGCTGAGGTGAAAGCCTTCGCAGCCAAAACATTACCAACGCTCCAGAAACACCTCGATCGCATCAAGATGATTGATAAAAGCATGGATTAA
- a CDS encoding glucose 1-dehydrogenase, with amino-acid sequence MQPVSSTENALFDLTGKVAVITGASKGIGEDIARLFARFGARVIVSSRKQDACDQLADDIKAQGGEATGIAAHVGDVAQLQQLVEKTIATYGGIDILVNNAASNPVFGPALDCDGNAFDKIMQANVKAPFELSKLCYPSMKARGGGSIIMMSSIAGHTPDPGLGIYSVSKASLNMCTKVLAKEWGPDGIRVNAICPGLIKTKFSQALWQNEQILEHFTQRLPIARMGTTDEISPLALFLASNASSYSTGGFFYADGGTTI; translated from the coding sequence ATGCAACCGGTTTCCAGCACCGAAAACGCTTTATTTGACCTGACCGGTAAGGTGGCCGTTATCACCGGCGCGAGCAAAGGCATCGGCGAAGACATTGCCCGGCTCTTTGCCCGCTTCGGCGCCCGCGTTATCGTCAGCAGCCGCAAACAGGATGCCTGCGATCAGCTGGCCGATGACATTAAGGCTCAGGGTGGCGAAGCGACCGGCATTGCGGCCCACGTAGGCGATGTAGCCCAGCTTCAGCAACTGGTCGAGAAAACCATCGCCACCTACGGGGGTATTGATATTCTAGTAAATAACGCGGCTTCCAATCCGGTTTTTGGCCCCGCGCTTGACTGCGACGGGAACGCTTTCGACAAGATTATGCAGGCCAACGTAAAGGCTCCGTTTGAGCTGAGCAAGCTCTGCTACCCCAGCATGAAAGCGCGGGGCGGGGGCAGCATCATCATGATGAGCAGTATTGCCGGTCATACGCCCGATCCGGGTCTGGGCATCTACAGTGTCAGCAAAGCTTCGCTGAATATGTGCACCAAAGTGCTGGCGAAAGAATGGGGACCCGACGGTATCCGCGTCAACGCCATCTGCCCCGGCCTGATCAAAACCAAATTCTCGCAGGCCCTCTGGCAGAACGAACAGATTCTGGAGCATTTCACCCAGCGGCTACCCATCGCCCGCATGGGTACTACGGACGAAATCAGCCCGCTGGCCCTGTTTCTGGCTTCCAATGCGTCGTCGTACAGCACCGGCGGCTTCTTCTACGCAGATGGCGGAACGACTATTTAA
- the rpmI gene encoding 50S ribosomal protein L35 produces the protein MPKVKTNSAAKKRFKLTGTGKIKRKHAFHSHILTKKTTKQKRNLVHDTLVVPADERRIKALLNV, from the coding sequence ATGCCAAAAGTAAAAACCAATTCGGCTGCCAAGAAGCGTTTCAAGCTGACCGGCACCGGAAAAATCAAGCGGAAGCACGCCTTCCACAGTCACATCCTGACGAAAAAAACCACCAAGCAGAAGCGGAACCTGGTTCATGATACGCTGGTGGTACCTGCTGACGAGCGTCGCATCAAAGCGCTGCTGAACGTCTAA
- the rplT gene encoding 50S ribosomal protein L20, with product MPRSVNHVASRARRKKVMKLAKGYFGRRKNVWTVAKNAVEKGLGYAYRDRRAKKRDFRALWIQRINAGARINGMSYSVLMGALNKSGIELNRKVLADLAMNHPEAFAAVVEQVK from the coding sequence ATGCCACGTTCCGTCAATCACGTTGCCTCACGGGCGCGTCGGAAGAAAGTAATGAAGCTGGCCAAAGGTTATTTCGGTCGGCGTAAAAATGTTTGGACGGTTGCTAAAAACGCCGTCGAAAAAGGCTTAGGATACGCTTATCGCGACCGCCGGGCCAAGAAGCGGGATTTCCGGGCTCTCTGGATTCAGCGGATCAACGCCGGTGCCCGCATCAACGGCATGTCGTACTCGGTCCTGATGGGTGCCCTCAACAAATCGGGCATCGAACTCAACCGTAAAGTCCTGGCCGATCTGGCCATGAACCATCCGGAAGCGTTTGCCGCCGTTGTGGAACAAGTAAAGTAA
- a CDS encoding DinB family protein, producing MTQTDTREVWLRGPLPDVPPLLQPVAHTLLQARDEVNALMRDFPEALLWERPAGVASAGFHLQHLTGVLDRLFTYARQQALSPAQLSALNAEGKPTDTSLSVTDLVDQFNRQVDLALAQLRATNEESLTEVRGVGRAAIPSTVLGLLVHAAEHTMRHVGQLTVTVRILLAQSAQSTQ from the coding sequence ATGACCCAAACCGATACCCGCGAAGTCTGGCTACGTGGTCCCCTACCCGACGTACCGCCCCTGCTCCAACCCGTGGCTCATACGCTGTTGCAGGCCCGCGACGAAGTGAACGCTCTGATGCGCGACTTTCCCGAAGCCCTGCTCTGGGAGCGGCCCGCGGGCGTAGCCTCGGCCGGGTTTCACCTGCAACACCTCACGGGGGTGTTGGACCGGCTCTTTACGTATGCCCGCCAGCAGGCTCTCTCGCCAGCGCAGTTAAGCGCTCTGAACGCAGAAGGCAAGCCTACCGATACGTCTTTGTCGGTAACGGACCTGGTCGATCAGTTTAACAGACAAGTTGATCTGGCGCTGGCGCAGTTGCGCGCAACGAATGAAGAATCGCTCACCGAAGTACGCGGAGTCGGCCGGGCGGCTATCCCATCAACCGTGCTGGGCCTGCTCGTTCACGCTGCCGAGCACACCATGCGACACGTAGGGCAGCTTACAGTGACTGTGCGTATCCTGCTCGCCCAATCTGCCCAATCCACTCAATAG
- the dnaK gene encoding molecular chaperone DnaK — protein sequence MGKIIGIDLGTTNSCVAVMEGNEPVVIPNSEGARTTPSVVAFMDNGNGERKVGAPAKRQAITNPKNTISSIKRFMGKRFNEVTNETRNVAYDVENGPNGTPRVRIGDRQYTPQEISALILQKMKQTAEDYLGQTVTEAVITVPAYFNDAERQATKEAGQIAGLDVKRIINEPTAAALAYGLDKTDKDQKIAVFDLGGGTFDISILELGDGVFEVKSTDGDTHLGGDDFDQVIIDWLADEFKKDEGIDLRQDPMALQRLKEAAEKAKIELSSSNSTEINLPYIMPVNGIPKHLVRTLSRAKFEQLADSLIQRSLEPCRRALKNASLSAGQIDEVILVGGSTRIPKVQDEVEKLFGKKPSKAVNPDEAVAIGAAIQGGVLTGEVKDVLLLDVIPLSLGIETMGGVFTKMVDANTTIPSKKVEVFSTASDNQPSVEINVLQGERPMAAQNRQLGRFILSDIPPAPRGVPQIEVTFDVDANGILNVTAKDKGTGKEQKIRIEASSGLTETEINRMREEAKANEAADKAEREKIEKVNQADSMIFQTEKQLKDYGDKLSEGNKSAIEAALGQLRTAHGSRDVAAIDSAMEALNAAWGTASQELYNATNGQQANPTDGFTGNGNGSADGQGQPTGDNVSDVPYEEVK from the coding sequence ATGGGAAAAATCATTGGTATTGACTTAGGCACCACGAACTCGTGCGTGGCCGTTATGGAAGGTAACGAGCCGGTCGTGATCCCCAACTCGGAAGGAGCACGGACGACGCCGTCGGTGGTCGCGTTTATGGATAACGGCAACGGCGAACGGAAAGTCGGCGCGCCGGCCAAACGTCAGGCCATCACCAACCCTAAAAATACGATCTCTTCGATCAAGCGTTTCATGGGTAAACGCTTTAACGAGGTAACGAACGAAACCAGGAACGTCGCTTATGACGTGGAGAACGGCCCCAACGGTACGCCCCGCGTCAGAATCGGCGATCGTCAATATACACCCCAGGAAATTTCGGCGCTGATTCTGCAGAAAATGAAGCAGACGGCTGAAGATTATCTGGGCCAGACCGTAACGGAAGCTGTCATTACGGTACCGGCTTATTTTAACGATGCCGAGCGGCAGGCTACCAAAGAAGCTGGTCAGATCGCCGGTCTCGACGTGAAACGGATCATCAACGAGCCGACCGCAGCCGCGCTGGCCTATGGTCTGGACAAAACGGATAAAGATCAGAAGATCGCCGTATTTGACCTGGGTGGCGGTACGTTCGATATCTCTATTCTGGAACTGGGCGACGGCGTCTTCGAAGTAAAATCGACCGATGGTGATACGCACCTGGGTGGTGATGACTTCGACCAGGTGATTATTGACTGGCTCGCCGACGAGTTCAAGAAAGACGAAGGCATTGACCTGCGTCAGGACCCGATGGCGTTGCAGCGTCTGAAAGAAGCCGCCGAGAAAGCGAAGATCGAACTGTCGAGCTCGAACTCGACCGAAATCAACCTGCCGTACATCATGCCGGTGAACGGGATTCCGAAGCACCTGGTCCGTACGCTGAGCCGCGCGAAGTTTGAGCAACTGGCCGATTCGCTGATTCAGCGGAGCCTGGAGCCCTGCCGCCGGGCGCTGAAGAACGCCAGTCTGTCGGCTGGTCAGATTGACGAAGTAATTCTGGTGGGTGGTTCGACCCGCATTCCAAAAGTACAGGACGAAGTCGAAAAACTTTTTGGTAAGAAGCCCTCGAAAGCCGTTAACCCCGACGAAGCCGTAGCCATTGGTGCTGCTATTCAGGGTGGTGTGTTGACGGGTGAAGTAAAAGATGTGCTGCTGCTCGACGTTATCCCGCTTTCGCTGGGTATCGAAACGATGGGTGGCGTGTTCACCAAGATGGTGGACGCCAACACGACCATCCCGAGCAAGAAAGTGGAAGTGTTCTCGACGGCTTCGGACAACCAGCCGAGCGTAGAGATCAATGTGCTGCAGGGTGAGCGGCCAATGGCGGCTCAGAACCGTCAGTTGGGCCGGTTCATCCTGTCGGATATTCCACCCGCACCGCGTGGTGTACCGCAGATTGAAGTAACCTTCGACGTAGACGCCAACGGTATCCTGAACGTAACGGCGAAGGATAAAGGCACGGGGAAAGAGCAGAAAATCCGGATTGAAGCTTCGAGCGGCCTGACCGAGACGGAAATCAACCGGATGCGCGAAGAAGCGAAAGCCAATGAAGCCGCCGACAAAGCCGAGCGTGAGAAGATCGAGAAGGTAAACCAGGCCGACTCGATGATTTTCCAGACCGAGAAGCAGCTGAAAGATTATGGCGATAAGCTATCGGAAGGTAACAAATCGGCCATCGAAGCCGCTCTGGGTCAGCTCCGCACGGCTCATGGTTCCCGCGACGTAGCTGCGATTGACTCGGCCATGGAAGCGCTGAACGCTGCCTGGGGTACGGCTTCGCAGGAATTGTACAACGCCACCAACGGCCAGCAGGCCAATCCGACCGATGGTTTCACCGGCAATGGCAATGGTTCCGCCGACGGTCAGGGCCAGCCCACCGGCGACAACGTCTCGGACGTACCGTATGAAGAAGTAAAATAA
- a CDS encoding sodium:solute symporter, giving the protein MSILDWGVLAVTLIGIIGYGVFRSRGRQSMDDYLLAGQSLPWYHVGLSVMATQASAVTFLSAPGQGFADGMRFVQFYFGLPLAMVVLSVTFVPIFHRLKIFTAYEFLENRFDTRVRTLTAGLFLLQRGLSTGLSIYAPSIVLSTLLGWNIYLTNLIMGSLVLLYTVVGGTKAISYTHLQQMAIVTLAMVLAGYLTVKLLPDNVGFVDALHVAGEAGRMNLIDLNFDPNSRYNIWSGLIGGFFLQLSYFGTDQSQVGRYLTGQSIGQSRLGLLMNGLLKVPMQFLIVLVGVLVFVFYQFNPSPTFFNKQETDRLKQSPYAGAYQLAEIKHQNLTAQRQRTVADMQAALDANDEAAQSAAGTLLRETDEALREVKADVVGLIKKNNPTADTNDINYVFLRFVLDYLPHGLIGLLIAVIFVASMGSIASAYSSLASTTVVDVYKLLVKTGDDRHYVQVSRWATIGWGVFCVGVAQFANQFGSLIEAVNILGSLFYGVILGVFVVAFYVKSVGGRATFWAAIVAEVFVVLSWHYDLTAFLWLNVIGCLLVVGIAWVFQKFSRV; this is encoded by the coding sequence ATGAGTATACTGGATTGGGGCGTTCTGGCCGTAACGCTGATTGGCATTATCGGGTACGGGGTTTTTCGCAGCCGGGGCCGTCAGAGTATGGACGATTACCTGCTGGCGGGACAATCGCTGCCCTGGTATCACGTTGGTTTGTCGGTGATGGCTACGCAGGCCAGCGCCGTTACGTTTTTGTCGGCACCGGGGCAGGGCTTTGCCGACGGTATGCGGTTCGTTCAGTTTTATTTCGGCCTGCCGCTGGCGATGGTTGTGCTGTCGGTTACGTTCGTGCCGATTTTTCACCGGCTGAAAATCTTCACGGCCTACGAGTTCCTCGAAAATCGGTTTGATACGCGGGTGCGCACCCTCACGGCGGGCCTGTTTCTGCTCCAGCGCGGCCTGTCGACGGGTTTGTCAATCTACGCGCCATCCATTGTCCTCTCGACTTTGCTCGGCTGGAACATCTACCTGACGAATCTGATCATGGGCAGCCTCGTTCTGCTCTATACGGTGGTTGGCGGCACGAAAGCCATTTCCTATACGCACCTGCAGCAAATGGCCATTGTGACGCTGGCGATGGTGCTGGCGGGGTACCTGACGGTGAAACTGCTGCCCGATAACGTTGGCTTTGTGGATGCGCTGCACGTTGCGGGCGAGGCCGGACGCATGAATCTGATTGACCTGAACTTTGATCCCAACAGCCGCTACAATATCTGGTCGGGACTGATTGGCGGCTTCTTTCTGCAGCTCTCCTATTTCGGCACCGACCAGTCGCAGGTGGGCCGCTACCTGACGGGGCAGTCGATTGGCCAGAGCCGGCTGGGGCTGCTGATGAACGGCCTGCTGAAAGTGCCTATGCAGTTTCTGATCGTGCTGGTGGGGGTGCTGGTGTTTGTGTTCTATCAGTTCAATCCGTCGCCCACGTTCTTCAACAAACAGGAAACCGACCGGCTCAAGCAAAGCCCCTATGCGGGTGCTTACCAGCTGGCCGAAATCAAGCATCAGAACCTGACCGCGCAGCGACAGCGGACGGTGGCCGACATGCAGGCGGCTCTGGACGCCAACGACGAAGCCGCACAGTCGGCGGCTGGAACGCTGCTGCGCGAAACCGACGAAGCGCTCAGGGAGGTAAAGGCCGACGTGGTTGGCCTGATCAAGAAGAATAACCCGACGGCCGACACCAACGACATCAACTATGTGTTTCTGCGGTTTGTGCTGGATTATTTGCCCCACGGCCTGATTGGCTTGCTGATTGCCGTCATTTTCGTGGCGTCGATGGGGTCCATTGCGTCGGCGTATAGCTCACTGGCATCGACCACGGTTGTGGATGTGTATAAGCTGCTGGTGAAAACCGGCGACGACAGGCATTACGTGCAGGTTTCGCGCTGGGCCACCATTGGCTGGGGCGTTTTCTGCGTCGGCGTAGCACAGTTTGCGAATCAGTTCGGCAGCCTGATCGAGGCCGTCAATATTCTGGGGTCGCTGTTTTACGGCGTCATCCTGGGCGTGTTCGTCGTGGCGTTCTACGTCAAATCCGTGGGCGGCCGGGCAACGTTCTGGGCGGCTATCGTGGCCGAGGTGTTTGTTGTGCTGAGCTGGCATTACGACCTCACCGCGTTTCTTTGGCTGAACGTAATCGGCTGTCTGCTCGTGGTGGGCATAGCCTGGGTATTCCAGAAGTTCAGCCGGGTTTGA
- a CDS encoding helix-turn-helix domain-containing protein → MFYQKYSPAHHLKPFIECYYAWESIRSITPDTPLVIESPPNGFGSMVFNTGQPYAVQTLSGLWHSVPPSFVMGQSTQQYWLRLTGPVRVIGIVFRPAGLSALFGLDMVELTNERVDLTAILGPTASILIQQIADCSNPTQKVAILEQFLSFQLLRQNTSADRIDHATNLIVEQKGIIQLDMLIEDAFLCRRQFERKFLHRVGVSPKYYARIRRVGYLCAQLAGQRWQISDWQDLICRFGYYDQSHFIREFKAFTGKQPSLYVKDNVELGNFLES, encoded by the coding sequence ATGTTTTACCAGAAATACAGTCCGGCACATCACCTGAAGCCGTTCATTGAATGCTATTATGCCTGGGAGAGTATTCGCTCAATTACGCCGGATACCCCCCTCGTCATCGAATCGCCCCCGAATGGGTTCGGGTCAATGGTGTTCAATACCGGACAACCCTACGCTGTTCAAACATTGAGCGGCCTCTGGCATTCAGTTCCTCCCTCATTTGTCATGGGGCAGTCAACACAGCAATACTGGCTACGGCTGACGGGGCCCGTTCGGGTAATTGGCATTGTCTTTCGTCCGGCAGGCCTGAGCGCCCTGTTTGGTCTGGATATGGTCGAACTAACCAATGAGCGAGTAGACCTAACGGCTATTCTGGGGCCAACGGCTTCGATCCTGATTCAACAGATTGCCGATTGCAGCAACCCAACGCAAAAAGTGGCGATTCTGGAGCAATTCCTTTCCTTTCAATTACTCAGGCAAAACACCTCGGCCGACCGTATCGATCATGCTACAAACCTGATTGTTGAACAGAAAGGAATTATTCAGCTGGACATGCTGATCGAAGACGCCTTTCTATGCCGACGGCAGTTTGAGCGTAAATTTCTTCACCGGGTCGGCGTAAGTCCCAAGTATTACGCCCGCATCCGGCGTGTCGGTTACCTATGCGCCCAACTCGCCGGTCAGCGCTGGCAGATAAGCGACTGGCAGGATCTGATCTGTCGATTTGGCTACTATGACCAGTCCCATTTCATTCGGGAATTTAAGGCCTTTACGGGCAAACAACCTTCGCTGTATGTAAAGGATAACGTTGAGCTAGGCAATTTTCTGGAAAGCTGA
- a CDS encoding nuclease A inhibitor family protein, with protein MTNEATERNDQPAEDRPFEQAAAPLLADLLYPSESDEPVEFVLCYLNQPEPLTVSQIKDWLMLPPSVYVEEVPETTFWEPVVTGQDWFGDEEKKRLAQFQQLNQLVEQKLTGRQVFRVGETEVKVYLLGQQSSSGRAGLKTTLVET; from the coding sequence ATGACGAACGAAGCAACCGAACGTAACGACCAACCGGCAGAGGATCGCCCCTTTGAGCAGGCTGCGGCTCCTCTGCTGGCCGACTTGCTCTACCCGAGCGAATCCGACGAACCCGTCGAATTTGTATTGTGCTATTTAAACCAGCCCGAACCGCTGACGGTCAGCCAGATCAAGGACTGGCTGATGCTGCCGCCATCGGTTTACGTGGAAGAGGTCCCGGAGACGACCTTCTGGGAACCTGTCGTGACCGGACAGGACTGGTTTGGCGATGAGGAAAAGAAACGACTGGCTCAGTTTCAGCAGCTCAATCAACTGGTTGAGCAGAAATTGACCGGCCGACAGGTCTTTCGCGTCGGCGAAACCGAGGTAAAGGTTTATTTGCTGGGTCAGCAGTCCAGTAGCGGACGGGCGGGCCTGAAGACAACGCTCGTAGAAACGTAG
- a CDS encoding NAD(P)-dependent alcohol dehydrogenase, whose amino-acid sequence MLHTKGYAAHSADSPLSSFQFERREVGAKDIQIEILYCGICHTDIHMARNDWGLTNYPIVPGHEIVGQVKKVGSDVTKFKEGDYAAVGCLVDSCRTCSSCNDGLEQYCENGWVATYGWIERDGKTPTYGGYSSQIVVDEHFVLKVADNLPLERVAPLLCAGITTYSPLKEWKIRKGHRLGVVGLGGLGHMAVKLAAAMGIEVTILSTSPEKEVDARQLGAQNFVLTTDEAALASVQNYFDFIIDTVAAKHDLQLYLTTLKRDGTLILVGVPPQNLEINCMGLCFPRKRVVGSFIGGLPETQEMLDFCAEHNVLSDVEIISMSEINDAYDRLLKGDVKYRFVIDMATL is encoded by the coding sequence ATGTTACACACCAAAGGTTATGCAGCACACAGTGCTGATTCGCCCTTATCATCGTTTCAGTTTGAACGTCGGGAGGTAGGGGCCAAAGACATTCAGATTGAAATTCTATACTGTGGCATTTGCCATACAGATATTCACATGGCCCGTAATGACTGGGGCTTGACTAATTATCCAATTGTACCTGGTCATGAAATAGTAGGGCAGGTAAAAAAAGTAGGAAGTGACGTAACAAAATTTAAGGAAGGCGACTATGCGGCTGTTGGTTGTCTGGTCGATTCCTGCCGCACCTGTTCCAGTTGTAACGACGGCCTGGAGCAATATTGTGAAAACGGTTGGGTAGCCACCTATGGCTGGATTGAACGGGATGGAAAAACGCCTACCTATGGCGGCTATTCCAGCCAGATTGTTGTAGACGAACATTTTGTATTGAAAGTTGCCGATAATCTGCCGCTTGAACGGGTTGCTCCGCTGTTATGTGCAGGTATTACCACCTATTCTCCTTTAAAAGAATGGAAAATTCGTAAAGGCCATCGCCTTGGCGTTGTGGGTCTGGGTGGGCTGGGCCATATGGCCGTCAAACTTGCAGCGGCTATGGGCATTGAGGTTACGATTTTGAGTACTTCGCCTGAAAAGGAGGTTGATGCCAGACAGTTAGGTGCTCAGAACTTTGTGTTAACGACCGACGAAGCCGCACTAGCGAGCGTACAGAATTATTTTGATTTTATTATCGATACCGTTGCCGCTAAGCATGATCTGCAACTCTACTTAACTACGCTCAAACGCGATGGAACACTGATTCTGGTTGGGGTACCTCCTCAAAATTTAGAGATAAATTGTATGGGCCTGTGTTTTCCCCGGAAGCGGGTCGTCGGCTCGTTTATTGGCGGTTTGCCGGAAACCCAGGAGATGCTCGACTTCTGTGCCGAACACAATGTTTTGTCAGACGTAGAAATCATCTCCATGAGCGAAATAAACGATGCCTATGACCGACTGCTGAAGGGAGACGTAAAATACCGGTTTGTCATTGATATGGCTACCTTGTAG